The Ictidomys tridecemlineatus isolate mIctTri1 chromosome 6, mIctTri1.hap1, whole genome shotgun sequence genome includes a region encoding these proteins:
- the LOC101962369 gene encoding LOW QUALITY PROTEIN: homeobox protein OTX2 (The sequence of the model RefSeq protein was modified relative to this genomic sequence to represent the inferred CDS: inserted 2 bases in 2 codons; deleted 2 bases in 1 codon; substituted 1 base at 1 genomic stop codon) encodes MCERAQALEAEGRALGGGEEKRGEGGIVRGPTETPVTEKLLPHPKGPWASCPIAPTPHPKQLWERTTFTXAQLDVLEALFAKTXVPAIFMQEEVALKINLPESRAQVWFKNRRAKCCQQQQQQQNGGQNKVTPAKKKTSPAGEVSSESGTSGRFTPPSSTSVPTIASCSAPVSIWRPASISPLSDPLFTSSSCMQRSYPMTYTQASGYSQGYAGSTSYFGGMDCGSYLTPMHHQLPGPGATLSPMGTNAVTSRLNQSPASLSTQEYGATXLGFNSTTDCLDYKDQTASWKLDFNADYLDYKDQTSSWKFQVL; translated from the exons ATGTGTGAGA GAGCCCAGGCCCTGGAAGCGGAGGGGAGAGCattgggaggaggagaggagaagagggggGAAGGTGGGATAGTCAGAGGACCCACGGAAACCCCTGTGACTGAGAAACTGCTCCCCCACCCTAAAGGGCCCTGGGCTTCTTGTCCCAta gcccccaccccccaccccaaacagCTGTGGGAGAGGACAACATTCACCTGAGCTCAACTAGACGTCCTGGAAGCGCTGTTTGCCAAGA TGGTACCAGCCATCTTCATGCAGGAAGAAGTGGCGCTGAAAATCAACTTGCCCGAATCCAGGGCGCAGGTATGGTTTAAGAATCGAAGAGCAAAGTGCtgccaacagcagcagcaacaacagaaTGGAGGTCAAAATAAAGTGACACCTGCCAAAAAGAAGACATCTCCAGCTGGGGAAGTGAGTTCAGAGAGTGGAACAAGTGGCCGGTTCACTCCCCCCTCTAGCACCTCAGTCCCTACCATTGCCAGCTGCAGTGCTCCAGTGTCTATCTGGAGGCCAGCTTCCATCTCCCCACTGTCAGATCCCTTGTTCACCTCCTCTTCCTGCATGCAGAGGTCCTATCCCATGACCTATACTCAGGCTTCAGGTTATAGTCAAGGATATGCTGGCTCAACTTCCTACTTTGGGGGCATGGACTGTGGATCTTATTTGACCCCTATGCATCACCAGCTTCCTGGACCAGGGGCCACACTGAGTCCCATGGGTACCAATGCAGTTACCAGCCGTCTCAATCAGTCCCCAGCTTCTCTTTCCACCCAGGAATATGGAGCTA AACTGGGTTTTAACTCAACCACTGATTGCTTGGATTATAAGGACCAAACTGCCTCCTGGAAGCTTGACTTCAATGCTGACTACTTGGATTATAAAGATCAGACATCCTCATGGAAATTCCAGGTTTTGTGA